In Musa acuminata AAA Group cultivar baxijiao chromosome BXJ2-10, Cavendish_Baxijiao_AAA, whole genome shotgun sequence, a genomic segment contains:
- the LOC135624828 gene encoding profilin-like: protein MSWQTYVDDHLMCDIDGQRLTAASIVGHDGSVWAQSELFPQYKPEEISAIMKDFDEPGSLAPTGLYLGGTKYMVIQGEPGAVIRGKKGSGGVTVKKTNLALIFGLYEEPMTPGQCNMVVERLGDYLLDQGF from the exons ATGTCGTGGCAAACGTACGTCGACGACCATTTGATGTGCGACATTGACGGCCAGCGCCTCACGGCCGCTTCCATCGTCGGCCACGACGGCAGCGTCTGGGCCCAGAGTGAGCTCTTCCCTCAG TACAAGCCGGAAGAGATTTCTGCAATCATGAAAGACTTTGATGAACCTGGATCGCTTGCTCCAACTGGGTTGTACCTTGGAGGGACAAAGTACATGGTCATCCAGGGCGAGCCAGGAGCTGTTATTCGAGGGAAGAAG GGTTCTGGCGGTGTTACTGTCAAGAAAACCAATCTGGCTTTGATATTTGGCTTATACGAGGAGCCAATGACCCCTGGTCAATGCAACATGGTAGTAGAGAGGCTCGGTGATTATCTCCTTGATCAAGGTTTTTGA
- the LOC135624830 gene encoding protein IQ-domain 26-like codes for MGRAKRWLRSLWGGKKENREGKDYSGYCGDEDRREKKRWSFTKSVRGSGDDVVLGQNASTAAAVEAAWFRSFYSESEKEQSKHAIAVAAATAAAADAAVAAAQAAVAVVRLTNQGSGAMFGRSIERLAAVKIQSAFRAYLAKKALRALKALVKLQALVRGYLVRKQAAATLHSMQALIRAQATVRARRARNLLRDDRRLQLEFRHQPPFERFEEVRSENMSSFHSRRLSAGLDNVSNGFDRSPKIVEIDTCRPKSSRSSRRTNPSVLDPADDLHSSSISSPLPCQIPARIFIPDCRNFQEYDWCLAGDKCRLSHTAQSTPRYVNASGNAPVTPTKSVCGADGVLRRFMNVPDCPNYMASTQSFEAKARSQSAPKQRPEPAGTRKRLPPSEVMVESRASLSGAMMQRSCTRVQEAFNFKTAVVGRLDRESYLQRKT; via the exons ATGGGTCGGGCGAAGCGTTGGCTGCGGAGTCTTTGGGGTGGGAAGAAGGAGAACAGGGAAGGGAAGGACTACTCCGGCTACTGTGGCGATGAGGAcaggagggagaagaaaaggtggAGCTTCACGAAGTCGGTCAGAGGCTCCGGCGACGACGTGGTGCTAGGCCAGAATGCTTCGACCGCGGCGGCGGTAGAAGCCGCGTGGTTCAGATCATTCTACTCAGAGAGTGAGAAGGAGCAGAGCAAGCACGCCATTGCGGTGGCGGCGGCCACTGCTGCAGCTGCCGACGCAGCCGTCGCGGCAGCGCAGGCCGCGGTCGCGGTCGTGCGGCTTACGAACCAGGGGAGCGGTGCCATGTTCGGCCGCAGCATCGAGCGTCTAGCGGCCGTCAAGATCCAGTCTGCATTCCGGGCATATTTG GCAAAGAAAGCTCTCAGAGCTCTGAAAGCACTCGTCAAGCTACAAGCTTTGGTCAGAGGCTATCTTGTGCGCAAGCAAGCCGCTGCAACTCTTCATAGCATGCAGGCTCTCATCAGAGCTCAGGCGACAGTGCGAGCTCGGAGAGCTCGCAATCTTCTCCGGGACGACCGGAGACTTCAGCTAGAGTTCCGCCATCAGCCACCTTTT GAGAGGTTCGAGGAGGTGAGGAGCGAGAACATGTCGTCGTTCCATAGCAGGAGGCTCTCTGCCGGCCTCGACAACGTTTCCAATGGCTTCGACAGGAGCCCAAAGATCGTGGAGATCGACACCTGCCGCCCGAAGTCGTCGAGATCTTCCCGTCGGACGAACCCGTCGGTTTTGGACCCCGCCGACGACCTGCACTCGAGTTCCATCTCCTCTCCGCTGCCGTGCCAGATTCCGGCCAGGATCTTCATCCCCGACTGCCGCAACTTCCAAGAATACGACTGGTGCCTCGCAGGCGACAAGTGCCGGCTGTCGCACACGGCACAGAGCACTCCCCGCTACGTGAACGCATCCGGCAACGCGCCTGTCACGCCGACGAAGAGCGTGTGCGGCGCCGACGGGGTTCTCCGCCGCTTCATGAACGTCCCCGACTGCCCTAACTACATGGCGAGCACGCAGTCCTTCGAGGCGAAGGCGAGGTCGCAGAGCGCACCGAAGCAGCGGCCGGAGCCGGCGGGGACGCGGAAGAGGCTGCCTCCGAGCGAAGTGATGGTGGAGTCCCGGGCAAGTTTGAGCGGAGCCATGATGCAGAGGTCCTGCACCCGCGTGCAGGAGGCCTTCAACTTCAAGACAGCTGTTGTTGGGAGGCTCGACAGGGAGTCCTACTTGCAAAGGAAGACCTGA